In Pochonia chlamydosporia 170 chromosome Unknown PCv3seq00009, whole genome shotgun sequence, a genomic segment contains:
- a CDS encoding dynamin family protein (similar to Eutypa lata UCREL1 XP_007798749.1) yields the protein MTATKVTSYAAGLDTPELQKLTAKHTQLLDTVDTLRGNNLGKYVEIPQIVVVGDQSSGKSSVLSAISQVQFPARGNICTRFATELSLRVADEPKLEATIRAHEDETEDIKEHLGAFKITQTEFDKLPEIIEAASKHMHIAEGQNFYSRHTLSIKISGPSVPQLTLVDLPGFYTFGRDNQPIEFAEVVKELAKEYMENKNSIILAVIAASYTTANQRILELIKQSDFSERALGIITKPDLMPRGGDSEAEILDLLKNRGSTFMRYGWHVLRNIGEGEAMDFEERDAQEEVYFAQKLWRNIPQNDRGIATLRKKLCDVLLMHIAEKLPLVAKRIDELVEQYDHKVTELPEARDEINGCQRYLLRLTEKFAQITRQVTGATSMTFDFDIAAQGDLTEAASASMEKRNLRARVRDMNKDFVMAMLLCGSKHIVQWRDPQDASAWIQPVTGDVQSRIVQRYGLSPSIQITQEEFEKYVDRLATLIRANELPDDATAKLVMPIFFEQSQPWGALANRHADMVLEETQTVVGDILKSITENDESTRANITDTFIKPFFTKRRKALYKKIQELLPLQHASRYPVAVELLYQYKLSKRQEKRRKRLELKQMEQQDTSIQIPSQANNPQAVKHITTVPEAGRTTSVLDGMMVYYNMTVQTFVTNVVMLAIENELMVQIPGIFTMDKVIRELGTAGQIELVRESSQSKIQREKLACDLENLKRGKELCNQWIKDNKNARTCSFEIQDLAD from the exons ATGACTGCGACAAAAGTTACATCCTATGCCGCTGGGCTCGACACTCCTGAACTTCAAAAGCTGACAGCAAAACATACGCAGCTCCTTGACACTGTTGACACCTTGAGAGGTAATAATCTTGGGAAATATGTTGAAATACCACagattgttgttgttggtgatcAATCATCAGGAAAGAGCTCGGTGCTTTCCGCCATCTCGCAAGTCCAATTTCCTGCTAGGGGCAACATTTGCACACGTTTTGCTACAGAGCTCTCTCTACGAGTTGCCGATGAGCCAAAGCTGGAAGCAACCATACGAGCCCACGAGGATGAAACTGAGGATATCAAAGAACATCTTGGCGCATTTAAAATAACCCAAACTGAGTTCGACAAATTGCCAGAAATAATTGAGGCTGCTTCCAAGCATATGCACATCGCAGAAGGCCAGAATTTCTACTCGCGACATACCTTGAGCATCAAAATTTCTGGCCCAAGCGTTCCGCAGCTAACTCTTGTCGATCTTCCCGGGTTTTATACCTTTGGTCGCGATAACCAACCAATCGAATTTGCTGAGGTCGTAAAAGAGCTGGCGAAGGAATACATGGAAAACAAGAATAGCATTATCCTCGCAGTAATCGCTGCGTCTTACACCACGGCAAACCAGCGAATCCTCGAGCTAATAAAGCAGTCGGACTTTTCTGAACGAGCACTTGGAATTATAACGAAGCCGGACCTCATGCCTCGTGGTGGTGACTCTGAGGCCGAAATTCTCGATCTCCTCAAAAATCGTGGCTCGACCTTTATGAGGTACGGGTGGCATGTTCTTCGTAATATTGGCGAAGGAGAAGCTATGGACTTTGAAGAACGGGATGCACAAGAAGAAGTCTACTTTGCGCAAAAGCTATGGAGGAACATTCCGCAGAATGATAGAGGAATTGCGACACTTCGCAAAAAGCTATGTGATGTGCTCCTTATGCACATCGCCGAGAAGCTTCCACTGGTTGCCAAACGAATTGACGAACTCGTGGAACAATATGATCACAAGGTTACCGAACTCCCAGAAGCGCGGGATGAAATTAATGGATGCCAGCGGTACCTACTTCGCCTGACGGAAAAGTTTGCTCAAATCACACGCCAGGTCACCGGTGCAACTAGCATGAcgtttgactttgacattgcAGCGCAAGGGGATCTAACGGAAGCGGCGTCCGCGTCCATGGAAAAAAGGAACCTACGAGCGCGAGTTCGAGATATGAATAAAGATTTCGTAATGGCCATGTTATTATGTGGATCTAAACATATTGTCCAATGGCGGGATCCTCAGGATGCCTCTGCATGGATCCAACCTGTGACTGGAGATGTCCAGAGCCGGATTGTTCAGAGATACGGGTTGTCGCCATCTATTCAAATTACCCAGGAAGAGTTTGAAAAGTATGTGGACCGACTGGCAACCCTAATAAGAGCCAACGAGCTCCCAGATGATGCAACAGCGAAACTCGTAATGCCAATATTTTTTGAGCAGTCTCAGCCATGGGGAGCTCTTGCTAATCGCCATGCGGACATGGTCTTGGAAGAGACTCAGACCGTGGTGGGAGACATCTTGAAAAGCATTACCGAAAATGACGAGTCAACCCGCGCTAATATTACTGACACCTTCATCAAGCCGTTTTTTACAAAAAGGCGCAAGGCGCTTTATAAGAAAATACAGGAGCTTCTTCCGCTTCAACATGCATCACGATATCCCGTGGCGGTCGAATTACTCTATCAGTATAAATTAAGCAAACGGCAAGAAAAACGTCGTAAAAGGCTAGAGCTAAAGCAGATGGAACAACAAGACACCAGCATACAAATCCCATCACAAGCAAATAATCCTCAGGCTGTCAAACATATCACCACTGTTCCGGAGGCGGGTCGTACGACCAGTGTACTTGACGGAATGATGGTGTATTATAAC ATGACTGTACAAACGTTTGTGACGAATGTCGTTATGCTGGCAATCGAGAATGAGCTTATGGTACAGATCCCTGGCATTTTCACAATGGATAAGGTAATCCGGGAACTGGGCACCGCTGGCCAAATAGAATTAGTCAGAGAATCTAGTCAGTCAAAGATACAACGGGAGAAGTTGGCTTGCGATCTCGAAAATCTCAAAAGGGGTAAAGAGCTGTGCAACCAATGGATCAAGGATAACAAGA ACGCTCGCACATGTTCATTTGAAATCCAGGATTTGGCAGACTAA
- a CDS encoding type specific antigen domain-containing protein: protein MDPLSLTAGVINIVDSSRRTLQALSSSSSWQGERASLVQLETQICIQILDEMGQIALSYTSSIPESASLCLRLCQRHLQVLDKHLTDLKKAPRKLLPVTELEKTLKDFRRSVNSLTQHLVKEYRHAIRGINVGDMYINNSIDTTLDVEATKEHVRPVMDQLGKMLAEGVNCSTLYINNSFMDRIDLESNKPEEVLNQLRQAVRNVSNNADTMQSEPDPFEFQAKILSSDGDSSEPISICAKSSPALG, encoded by the exons ATGGATCCACTATCTTTGACTGCCGGCGTTATCAACATAGTGGATTCTTCTCGTCGCACTCTTCAAGCCCTATCATCGTCAAGTTCCTGGCAGGGTGAACGGGCCTCACTCGTTCAACTGGAGACGCAGATATGTATCCAAATTCTTGATGAAATGGGACAAATTGCTCTTTCATACACATCCTCTATTCCCGAGAGCGCCTCACTCTGCTTACGGCTCTGTCAACGGCATCTTCAAGTTTTGGACAAGCATCTTACCGACTTAAAAAAAGCTCCACGCAAACTATTACCAGTCAcggagttggagaagaccTTGAAAGACTTCAGACGTTCTGTTAA CTCTCTTACTCAACACCTTGTGAAGGAATACCGTCATGCGATCCGCGGAATAAATGTTGGAGATATGTATATCAATAATTCGATTGATACGACGCTTGACGTTGAAGCTACCAAAGAACATGTCCGGCCTGTTATGGATCAGCTAGGTAAAATGCTCGCGGAGGGTGTCAACTGTTCAACGCTCTACATTAATAACTCATTCATGGACCGAATCGACCTCGAGAGCAACAAGCCAGAGGAGGTGCTGAATCAGCTAAGGCAGGCTGTGAGAAATGTGTCTAACAATGCGGACACTATGCAAAGCGAACCTGATCCGTTTGAGTTCCAAGCAAAAATACTATCTTCAGACGGAGACTCTAGTGAGCCTATATCAATATGTGCGAA ATCGTCTCCCGCGTTGGGTTAG
- a CDS encoding alpha-glucosidase (similar to Neosartorya fischeri NRRL 181 XP_001264136.1), which translates to MRHWKSLLFSGLASAGALVTRNGGDALAKCPGYTASNVKTSGTGLTADLKLAGKACNAYGDDLKNLVLQVTYESGTLTFPTTTNNNNNNHTEEKHLTTTDNRLHVKIQDKDNQVYQVPASVFPRPSGSSSASRNNLKFDYTTSPFSFKVSRRDTHEVLFDTSAASLVFESQYLRLRTKLPKDPYLYGLGEHSDPFRLNTTNYIRTMWNQDSYGIPSGANLYGTQPFYLEHRESGSHGVFLLNSNGMDVMIDKAADGSQYLEYNTLGGVFDFWFFAGKTPTKVVQQYSEIAGLPAMQPYWGLGFHQCRYGYQDVFDVAEVVYNYSKAAIPLETMWTDIDYMDRRRVFTVDPDRFPLHKMRELVSHLHDHDQHYIVMVDPAVAYQDYPPLKKGLEQDIFLKRDNGSVWLGVVWPGVTVFPDWFSKNIEAYWNGMFGSFFNKKTGVDIDALWIDMNEPSNFPCNFPCDDPYAAAKGFPPPAPPVRSPPRKLPGWPCDFQPPGTDCKRSVEEVAHQARSPVGTVESPRAVEALARSAEVEPRAKGDQKGLPGRDLLYPKYAIHNKAAYMDSWNSDKGGISNHTVNTDLKHQNGLTMYDTHNMYGSMMSIASREAMLARRPGLRPMIITRSTFSGAGAKVGHWLGDNFSTWDMYRNSIREMLAFTSIYGFNMVGSDVCGFAQDTTEELCSRWAALGAFSTFYRNHNAEGQISQEFYRWPSVAESARKAIAIRYRLLDYIYSAMYTASVDGSPALLPMLYVYPHDKATWTLEHQYFYGPGLIVAPVTQQGATSVDIYLPDDLFFDWYTHKPIRGGATTHTIKDVSTTTIPLFIRAGVIIPTRINSTYTTTELRKQDFELLVPVDGVKGHAKGQLYLDDGVSIDQHGKYSLINFEYKNGQLSFDGVFNYKGPARITKITFLGLGCKPKQGKTDHNIAASKTYSRSVNVNLSLAKAASYKASN; encoded by the exons ATGAGACATTGGAAGAGCCTCCTCTTTTCGGGCCTCGCCTCCGCGGGCGCCCTCGTCACTCGCAATGGTGGCGATGCCCTGGCCAAATGTCCCGGATACACGGCCTCCAATGTCAAGACATCCGGTACTGGATTGACGGCTGATCTCAAACTCGCCGGAAAGGCGTGTAATGCCTACGGCGACGATCTAAAGAATCTCGTCCTGCAAGTCACATACGAGTCTGGTACGCTCACttttcccaccaccaccaacaacaacaacaacaaccatACAGAAGAGAAACATCTAACAACAACAGATAACCGCCTCCATGTCAAGatccaagacaaagacaaccAAGTCTACCAGGTCCCAGCATCCGTGTTCCCCCGGCCCAgcggctcctcctccgcatccAGGAACAACCTCAAATTCGACTACACCACCTCCCCATTCTCCTTCAAGGTCAGCCGCCGCGACACGCACGAAGTCCTCTTCGACACgtccgccgcctccctcgTCTTCGAGTCGCAGTACCTCCGGCTGCGGACGAAACTCCCCAAGGATCCCTACCTGTACGGCCTGGGCGAGCACTCTGACCCGTTTcgtctcaacaccacaaactaCATCCGCACCATGTGGAACCAGGACAGCTACGGTATTCCGTCGGGGGCGAACTTGTATGGCACGCAGCCGTTTTACCTTGAGCACCGGGAGAGCGGGTCGCACGGCGTGTTTCTGCTGAATTCGAATGGTATGGATGTCATGAttgacaaggctgccgaTGGGAGTCAGTACCTCGAGTATAATACCCTGGGTGGTGTCTTTGACTTTTGGTTCTTTGCGGGCAAGACGCCTACAAAGGTTGTTCAGCAGTATAGTGAGATTGCTGGCTTGCCTGCCATGCAGCCATATTGGGGGTTGGGATTCCACCAGTGCCG ATACGGCTACCAAGACGTCTTTGACGTAGCCGAAGTCGTCTACAACTACAGCAAAGCCGCCATCCCCCTCGAGACAATGTGGACAGACATAGACTACATGGACCGCCGGCGCGTCTTCACCGTCGACCCGGATCGCTTCCCGCTCCACAAGATGCGCGAGCTCGTCTCCCACCtccacgaccacgaccagCACTACATCGTCATGGTCGACCCGGCCGTCGCGTACCAGGACTATCCACCTCTCAAAAAGGGCCTCGAGCAGGACATCTTCCTGAAGCGCGACAACGGCTCCGTGTGGCTGGGCGTCGTGTGGCCCGGCGTCACCGTCTTCCCCGACTGGTTCTCCAAGAACATCGAGGCCTACTGGAACGGCATGTtcggcagcttcttcaacaagaagacgggCGTCGACATCGACGCCCTCTGGATCGACATGAACGAGCCGAGCAACTTCCCCTGCAACTTCCCCTGCGATGACCCCTACGCCGCCGCAAAGGGGTTCCCGCCTCCAGCGCCTCCCGTCCGCAGTCCTCCTCGAAAGCTGCCCGGCTGGCCGTGTGATTTCCAGCCCCCCGGCACAGACTGCAAACGCTCCGTCGAAGAGGTCGCTCACCAGGCTCGCTCTCCCGTTGGAACCGTCGAATCCCCCCGTGCAGTCGAGGCGCTCGCTCGCTCTGCTGAAGTCGAGCCCCGTGCCAAGGGCGACCAAAAGGGTCTTCCGGGCCGCGATCTCCTCTACCCCAAGTACGCCATCCACAACAAAGCCGCGTACATGGACTCGTGGAACTCTGACAAGggcggcatctccaaccacACCGTCAACACTGACCTCAAGCACCAGAACGGGCTGACCATGTACGACACGCACAACATGTACGGGTCCATGATGTCCATCGCCTCAAGAGAAGCCATGCTCGCGCGTCGTCCTGGCCTCCGCCCCATGATCATCACCCGCTCAACCTTTTCTGGCGCCGGCGCAAAGGTCGGCCACTGGCTCGGCGACAACTTCTCAACCTGGGACATGTACCGCAACTCGATCCGCGAGATGCTCGCCTTCACATCCATCTACGGCTTCAACATGGTCGGCTCTGACGTCTGCGGCTTTGCTCAAGACACCACCGAGGAACTATGCTCGCGATGGGCTGCCCTCGGCGCCTTTTCCACCTTCTACCGCAACCACAACGCCGAGGGCCAAATCTCCCAGGAATTCTACCGCTGGCCCTCTGTCGCCGAGAGCGCCCGGAAAGCAATCGCCATTCGCTACCGCCTCCTCGACTACATCTACAGTGCCATGTATACCGCCTCCGTCGACGGCTCGCCCGCCCTCCTGCCCATGCTGTACGTCTACCCCCACGACAAGGCGACCTGGACCCTCGAGCACCAGTACTTCTACGGCCCGGGCCTCATCGTCGCCCCCGTCACGCAGCAAGGCGCCACAAGCGTAGACATCTACCTCCCAGACGACCTCTTCTTCGACTGGTACACGCACAAGCCCATCCGCGGCGGCGCAACCACCCACACCATCAAGGACGTCAGCACCACGACCATCCCGCTCTTCATCAGGGCAGGCGTCATCATCCCCACGCGCATCAACTCCACCTACACGACTACCGAGCTGCGCAAGCAAGACTTTGAGCTCCTCGTCCCCGTCGACGGCGTCAAGGGCCACGCCAAGGGCCAGCTGTACCTTGATGACGGCGTGTCCATCGACCAGCACGGCAAGTACTCCCTCATCAACTTTGAGTACAAGAACGGCCAGCTCTCCTTTGACGGCGTCTTCAACTACAAGGGTCCCGCGAGAATCACAAAGATTACCTTCTTGGGACTGGGGTGCAAGCCCAAGCAGGGCAAGACTGACCACAACATTGCTGCGTCCAAGACCTACAGCCGCTCTGTTAACGTCAACTTGTCTTTGGCTAAGGCTGCGTCCTACAAGGCTAGCAATTAG
- a CDS encoding C2H2 finger domain-containing protein (similar to Cordyceps militaris CM01 XP_006671942.1), giving the protein MEPTTKKRKLAPKVNASPAPNPQPALPGTATAAATAAGAAGAVAGTAATAASQYAHEPSLSQNQLYPTHDAPLSERQDFESFARHLQDAAMLIQRQTERPPYEDVSVLLLSWEEDRSVDDDVAALDQLLQNKYNYTTQRWQIPTVPNPSIKLGVQMASFLENARPNHLLIIYYAGYGYLGADGHMYWACNPREDAAKLKWDGVRCLFEDAQSDILLLLDSCAIPDPLTAGSHGIKQGIAAFTPEHGPREMGGNSFTANLIEALQKLHTGRPFSINRLHEELVSQKQFQNAQAARPSNSTPSVAAVPAKLPLAFTLTPGKSQQLSLGPLQSRLTGPKQNGGEPAEGQSLRGREEHLIDPESVADIRFDEARILVCTTFVGDASPDMSFFNQWLQNTPPLGSKIAVEGMFLGPPTMLLISMPHSIWNVVQHDKVCCFLGYISSHNMLHLYERLVGPAGVRPSAKEVEDGKILLEARELAAGTPARPANRDGEHHELLYHSAASRDRAELLLHSSPSRPALVGPGGQKTKDDVEDSAEMQEAAEQLKALSHVRHRSDEAVPVAERTRTNLPDGLSSDKTRLPREPSDVGGDETAMMVDAKMTPNSKTKVPRRSVFKQEYRCSHCSHAPFKDSSSLRKHVAAAHTRPFPCAFSFAGCTSTFGSKNEWKRHIASQHLCLQYYRCSACPQSAVEGKGNEFNRKDLFTQHLRRMHAPFQIKRAITHGDGQLQSDWDAHVKDMQQSCLVTRRKPPQRAACPKPDCRKDFDGLNAWDEWTEHVGRHMEKGEGPVLGADGLLVQWALDEGIIEPKSDGEYRLCATNGLLGSSQNSSGPMLDRKDSMMMSFTDSSQLEDTPMVDAKPSDSEVDTSQATIA; this is encoded by the exons ATGGAACCGACTACCAAAAAAAGGAAGTTGGCTCCAAAGGTCAACGCTTCGCCCGCCCCCAATCCTCAGCCTGCTCTACCTGGTACGGCTACGGCTGCTGCTACTGccgctggtgctgctggtgctgtcgCCGGGACTGCTGCTACAGCTGCTTCCCAGTATGCCCATGAACCATCG TTATCCCAGAATCAGCTCTATCCGACCCATGATGCGCCGCTTTCCGAACGACAGGACTTCGAGTCCTTCGCCCGACACCTGCAGGACGCCGCGATGCTGATTCAACGCCAAACGGAACGACCGCCTTACGAAGATGTTTCTGTATTGCTGTTGAGCTGGGAGGAGGATCGATCTGTGGATGACGACGTAGCCGCCTTGGACCAATTACTGCAAAATAAATACAACTATACTACGCAACGATGGCAGATTCCCACCGTACCAAATCCCAGCATCAAGCTCGGTGTGCAAATGGCGTCATTTCTAGAAAACGCCAGGCCGAACCACTTGTTGATAATATACTATGCTGGGTATGGCTATCTTGGCGCCGATGGCCACATGTACTGGGCATG CAATCCCCGGGaagatgccgccaagctCAAGTGGGACGGCGTGAGATGCTTGTTCGAAGATGCGCAATCCGATATCCTCCTGTTGCTGGACAGCTGCGCCATACCTGATCCGTTGACAGCAGGCAGTCATGGAATAAAGCAAGGCATTGCCGCTTTTACTCCGGAACATGGTCCACGAGAAATGGGTGGTAATTCATTCACAGCCAATCTGATTGAAGCTCTACAAAAGCTGCATACCGGACGCCCATTCAGCATCAATCGGCTCCATGAGGAGCTAGTGTCACAAAAACAGTTTCAAAATGCCCAAGCTGCCAGGCCTTCCAACAGCACACCCAGCGTCGCCGCTGTCCCAGCCAAATTGCCACTGGCCTTCACTCTGACACCTGGTAAAAGCCAGCAACTTAGTTTGGGGCCTTTGCAGTCTCGACTCACCGGGCCCAAACAAAACGGCGGTGAACCAGCCGAAGGCCAGAGCCTCCGAGGACGCGAGGAGCATCTGATTGACCCCGAGTCCGTGGCCGATATTCGATTTGACGAGGCTCGGATACTAGTTTGCACGACGTTTGTTGGCGATGCTAGCCCGGACATGTCTTTTTTCAatcaatggcttcaaaacACCCCTCCTCTCGGGTCCAAGATTGCGGTGGAGGGAATGTTTCTTGGGCCTCCCACCATGCTCCTCATCTCCATGCCACATTCCATATGGAATGTTGTCCAGCACGACAAAGTTTGTTGCTTCCTAGGATATATCAGCTCCCACAACATGCTCCATCTATATGAAAGATTGGTTGGGCCGGCCGGTGTTAGACCCTCCGcgaaggaggtggaggatggcaaAATATTGCTGGAGGCGAGAGAACTCGCAGCCGGTACGCCTGCAAGGCCAGCAAATCGGGACGGCGAACACCACGAACTCCTCTACCACTCAGCTGCCTCCCGGGACCGTGCTGAATTACTGCTACATAGCAGCCCCTCCCGGCCAGCCTTGGTCGGCCCCGGTGGGCAGAAGACAAAAGACGATGTGGAGGACTCGGCGGAAATGCAAGAAGCAGCGGAGCAACTCAAGGCACTCAGCCATGTGCGCCATCGAAGCGATGAAGCTGTTCCAGTGGCTGAAAGGACGCGGACCAACTTACCTGATGGCTTGTCCAGCGACAAAACTCGACTACCCCGAGAGCCAAGCGATGTAGGGGGCGATGAAACCGCCATGATGGTTGATGCGAAGATGACACCGAATTCAAAGACCAAGGTGCCACGGCGGTCGGTTTTCAAGCAAGAGTACCGATGCAGCCACTGCAGTCATGCGCCGTTCAAGGACTCGTCATCGCTTCGCAAACATGTCGCTGCCGCCCATACACGGCCGTTTCCCTGCGCATTCTCATTTGCCGGCTGCACCAGCACGTTTGGGTCAAAGAACGAATGGAAGCGGCATATTGCCTCTCAACATCTCTGTCTGCAATATTACCGCTGCTCGGCCTGCCCGCAGAGTGCGGTGGAGGGTAAAGGCAATGAATTCAACAGAAAGGATCTTTTCACCCAACATTTGCGGCGAATGCATGCACCGTTCCAAATTAAACGAGCGATAACACATGGAGACGGACAGTTGCAATCGGATTGGGATGCTCATGTCAAGGATATGCAACAGTCGTGCCTCGTGACGCGGCGGAAACCACCACAGCGAGCAGCATGTCCCAAACCAGATTGCCGAAAGGACTTTGACGGTCTAAATGCTTGGGATGAATGGACGGAGCACGTGGGACGCCATATGGAAAAGGGAGAAGGTCCAGTACTTGGGGCTGATGGGTTACTGGTACAATGGGCTCTGGATGAAGGAATTATTGAACCAAAGAGCGATGGGGAGTATCGACTTTGTGCTACCAACGGTCTGCTGGGGTCATCACAGAACAGTTCCGGACCGATGCTAGATCGTAAGGActcgatgatgatgtcgttcACCGACTCCTCGCAGCTGGAGGATACTCCCATGGTGGATGCGAAGCCAAGCGACAGCGAGGTTGACACCAGCCAAGCAACCATAGCATAG